The DNA sequence CTCTGACCAGCGAAAGATGGTGAGGGTCGGCGGACGGCACCGTCCGTCCGTCGCTGCCGCCCGGCTTGCGGACGTTCCGCCCCGCGACGGGTCGACTCCACGAGCCGCACACGCGGGCCGTTGCGGCCGGTGGGCAGTACGCCCGGTCAGGCGAGAGCACTGCGCCGCATCGGCGATCGGCCCCGGACAGGCTGTCCGGGCGGTTCGCCGGCCGGCTCCCCGGAGCGGGCGCCCCGCCCACCCCGTCCGTCCGCTGGCGGCCGGGAACAAGCGGAGGAATTGTCGGAGAGAAAAGGCTTCCGCAGGGAAGGACAAGCCGCCGTGCCCGAGCTCGCCCCCCGCCGACGCGGTCTCGCCCTGGCGGTCTGTTCGGCCGCCATCCTCATGGTCGGCGTCGATGTCACCGCGCTGAACGTCGCCCTCCCCGCCATGGAGCGGGAGCTGTCCGCCTCCGTCTCCGGGATGCAGTGGGCCGTCGCCGCCTACAGCCTGGGCATGGCGACGCTGATGCTCTACGCCGGGTCCACCGCTGACCGGATCGGGCGCAAAAAGGTCCTGCTGGCAGGCATCGTGATCTTCACGGTCGCCTCGGTGCTGTGCGCGCTCGCGCCGTCTCTGCCCGCCCTGATCGGCTTCCGGATCCTTCAGGGCGTGGGGGCCGCGGGCCTGGGCCCCGTCGCCATGGCGATCGTCGCGCACACCTTCCCCGAGCGGCATGAGCGGACCCGCGCCATGGGTATGTGGATGGGGGCCTATGGCCTCGGACTGGCCCTCGGGCCGGTGGTCGGCGGGGTGCTGGTGGACGCTGCCGGCTGGCGGTCGGTGTTCTGGCTGAACGTCCCCTTCGGGATCGCCGCGTCCGTGATCGCGGTGCGCAGCGTCCCGGAGTCGCGGGCCGAGCGGCCGCGCCGGCCGGACCCGGTGGGCCAGCTGCTGGTGATGACCCTGCTGGCGCCGCTGGCGTACGGGATCATCGAAGCGCCGCGCGCCGGCTGGACGGCGCCGGCCGTCATCGCCTGCTTCGTGGTCGCCGTCGCCTCGTGTGCCGCCCTGCTCGCCTACGAGCGCCGCCGGACGGAACCACTGATCGAACTGGGGTTCTTCCATGATCCGCAGTTCGGCGGCGCGATCGCCGCCGCGGTGGCCATCTTCGGGACGTTCGGCGGCTTCTTCTTCCTGACCGCCATCTACTTGCAGAACCCGCTGCGGATGTCCGCCGCCGAGGCGGGCCTGTGGATGCTGGTGCCCGCGGGCGTCCTCGCGATCTCCTCCCTGTACGCGGCCCGGCTCGCCCAGCGGTACGGAGCGCGGTCGCTGATGGTCGGAGCCGGAGTCGCGCTCGCGGCAAGCGGCGCACTGATCGCCCTGTTCGCCGCCGACTCCGCACGCTGGCTGATCGCCGTCGAGTACGTCCTCTTCGGACTGGGCGTCGGTCTGTCGAGCCCGCTGATGATCACCGCCGGCGTCTCGGGCATGCCGGAGGACCGGGCCGGACTCGCCTCCGGGATGCTCACCACCTTCGGCCGCTCCGCCTTCGCGATGGGCGTCGCAGTCCTCGGTGC is a window from the Streptomyces mobaraensis genome containing:
- a CDS encoding MFS transporter — translated: MPELAPRRRGLALAVCSAAILMVGVDVTALNVALPAMERELSASVSGMQWAVAAYSLGMATLMLYAGSTADRIGRKKVLLAGIVIFTVASVLCALAPSLPALIGFRILQGVGAAGLGPVAMAIVAHTFPERHERTRAMGMWMGAYGLGLALGPVVGGVLVDAAGWRSVFWLNVPFGIAASVIAVRSVPESRAERPRRPDPVGQLLVMTLLAPLAYGIIEAPRAGWTAPAVIACFVVAVASCAALLAYERRRTEPLIELGFFHDPQFGGAIAAAVAIFGTFGGFFFLTAIYLQNPLRMSAAEAGLWMLVPAGVLAISSLYAARLAQRYGARSLMVGAGVALAASGALIALFAADSARWLIAVEYVLFGLGVGLSSPLMITAGVSGMPEDRAGLASGMLTTFGRSAFAMGVAVLGAILNAGLHGAPLTDAAAFTSAVRPAWWILAAGGVTTALLGFLITGKQAADPEARCA